The nucleotide sequence GCTGAGTGTTTCCACCTATTGCTTCACCAGCAGCAGTATAATTAACTCCGTTGGCACTAGCTTCGATTACAGGGTAAGTAAAGCGATTTGGCACAGGTAAATCTGATACAGCAGCATTAGGAAGTTCAGGATATCCTAATTTTCTATATGTTGACCATCCTTCAAATCCACGATTGTACAATGAAATCCATTTTTGAATTCCAATTTTTTCTTGCCAAGAATCTCCTGATGTAGAGTAGTTCACATTATCTTCATCAATGTAGTCATCAGCTTCATCTGAAGTTCCTCCCCAATAAACTATAGAAGCTTCGATTGCAGAGTTGTAAAATTCCTCAGCATCACCAGTTATATAGCCTCTTTCAACAGCTTCCGCCATTAAAAATTGAACTTCAGAATAATCAAGAAGAACCCCTTCCAAAACTGGATTTTCAAATTTTTCACTGTATATGGTGCTGTTACTGTGTTGATTTCCACTTGCTGCGTATGGGCCTCCTTCATACTCAATTTCTTCAGTATCTGGATCATCCTGATTTGGAGCAAAGAAGTCATCTCTTCGTGGATCTTCCCTTTGGTTCATTGCATCAACAATTGTGTTCGCAGCAACGAAGTCTGTTCTGCCTGATTGAACTAAATCTTCCCATAGTGGGTTGGTGTTAGGGGAAGATTGAAGATACTGCATGGTAGCATTATCATCATTAGAAGAAAATACTCCTGCATTTATCGCTTCGGTAGCCATAGTAGCTCCTTTAGTATCATCCACTCCACCTAATCTCAAAGCGAGTCTTAATTTAAGGGAGTTTGCGAATTTCATCCAATCTCCAGTATTTCCGTCATAAATTAGATCAGATCCATTTCTAAAGCCATTAAATCCTGTATTTAATTGACCTATTGCGGCATTGAGCCTTTCTATGATGTCGTTATATATTGCTAGGTCATCATCATATGCCGGAGTAGTGTTGTCGATATCAAGTGCTTCAGTGTAAGGGATGTCACCAAAAGTGTCTACAAGAACATGATAGGTGTAAACCTTTAATATTTCAATGATAGCTCTTTGATTATCGATTTGCTCTTGAGGAATTTCCACAAGGAGTTCTTGCTCTCTCTGATCCATTAACTCAGCTGCGCGGTCTAAATCTTTCAGCACATCAGCATACATTATATTCCAATGGCTTTGGGGAATTGATCGGTTAATAAGATTGAAGTTTGCCTCATCCGTATAAGTAGTTTCCGTCCAATATTGTGCTAATAAACGATAGATGTTAGTATTAACATTCGTGTTTACCATTTGATCAACTAGACTTTTTGTAGCACTAGTAACTAAAGTTTCGTGTGGAACTTCAGTAGGATTCTTGCTATCTGTGTTTATATCTGATAAATCATCGGAACACGAAGTTATCATGAAAATAAGCAAGAACGAATATATATAGTTATTAATTTTCATTGTTCTTTTTTTAAAATTGTAGTCTAACATTTAGTCCATATTCTCTTACTGAAGGATATGCTCCAGATTGGTATCCTTGAACATTACCTGAACTTAATCCTGCTTCTGGATCCGAATAAGGAGTGTTTTTATGTATTATCCATAAATTTCTACCCACTGCAGAGAATGTAATATCTGTTAAGGATATGTCTTGAACCCAGTTTTTAGGTAAGGAATATGATAAAGTCACTTCTCTTAATTTAACATAGCTAGCATCATAAACATGTGCGGCATTAGGAGCGTAATAGTAACCTAATGCATTAGCGTAAGAAGTCATTGAAGTTCTTGTTTCATTAGGGGATCCATCTTGGTTTACTCCGTCCAATAAAATACCTCCTCCATCAGCTACAGGAGTTCTAACCGGATTTCCTAACTCATTTAATCCTGCGGTATTTTCTGTCACACCTGTGGCGTAACCATACCAAGTATCAAGAGAAAACACGTCTCCTCCCTGTTGTATATCTATTAAAAAGCTAAGTGATAAATTTTTATACCTCAATGTATTATTAACACCACCTTTCCAATCGGGATTGATGTCTCCGATAGGTTGAGGTGTAGCATCTACTACATATCTACCATTATCTTCATTGACTAATTTCTCGCCATTAACGAAGGTGTAGTTTGAACCCCATATGCTACCATAGGATTCACCGACGGGACCATTAATTGTAATTCCACCCTGAAGGGATGCTAGAACTAAGTTTTGGTTGTCACCGTTAAGTGATTTGACCGTGTTCTCATTTGTAAACCAGTTTACATCTACTCTCCATTCAAAATCTTCAGACCTTACAGGTGTCAAAAAAGCAGAAACTTCCAAACCTTTATTTTCTAATTCACCTGCATTAATATACTGGCTTGTATATCCAGTTGCACCACTAATTGTAGTGTTTACGATTTGATCAACTGTATTGGTTTTGTAGGCTGCTATATCGAAACCTGCTCTTTTATTAAAAAAGTTCATTTCTAAACCAACTTCATAACTCTTTTGAGTTTCGCTCTTTAAATTTGGATTGTTTTTAACCCTTTGAACAGATCTAAGAGGAGATGAAAAGCTTACAGGACTATCATAGACATCATTTACAGATAATGGAGGCGCATAATTTCCTACTTCAGCATAGTTAGCTCTTAATTTACCGAAACTAATTAAGCTTGAATCAAATAATTCTGAAAAAACGAATCCTCCATTTATTGATGGGTAGAAATACGTATTATCATCTTCAGGAAGGGTAGAAGATCTATCTATTCTTCCAGTAGCTTCTAAAAATAGGAAATCTCTAAAACCAAAAGAAACATTTGCAAAGTATCCATCGGCGATAAGTTCATAAGCATATTCCGAAGGAGGAACCAATAGATTAACAGAGTTTCTCAGAGCGTACTCTCCAGGAACTACTAAACCACCTTCTGTTTGGGATCTTAATCTTCTCTCTTTAACAGTTCTTCTTGTTGCTCCCAAGATACCAGTAAAGTCAATATCTTCAGTCAAATCGTGGTTGAAGTTGAGTAATAAATCATAATTCATTTCTCGATAATGACCGTCATATCTACTATATTCAGACACTCCATTGCTCCCTACATTTATTCTTTCTTCACGCAGATCGGTGTAATTATCCATTGAAGCCCTTGCGGTTACGTTGAACCAGTCAGCTACTTCATAGTTAAGGTTAGCATTACCAAAAAATCTGTCTCTAACATCGGTTTCATAATTTTCATATAATGTCCAGTATGGATTGTCAGTGTATTTTGGTCTAACGTTGCCATTAATAGGATCAGCCATATTCCATGTAACATTTCTTCTTGTTTCGAAATAGGCTTCTCTTTGTTTTTCAAAATCTACGTTGTTTTGATTCCATTGTCTCATACTCTGCAATATGTTCCTAGAATCATAACCAGTACCATATCTACCTTTACCAGTAGTTTTTGTGTAAGTACCTGTAACGCCAACCGTTAACTTATCTGTAAAATCATGGGAGCCGTTAAAATCTACAGTTTTACGTTTTATTTTGCTGTTAGGCAGAATTCCTTCTTGTTCAAATTGTGTAAAAGAAGTTCTGAATGAGCTTTTCTCGGTTCCTCCAGATACAGAAACACTATTATTTATAGCCGCTCCTGTTCGAAAAATAGATCCCGGGTCATTTTTTGAAGCGGTCCAAGGTGTCGCTTGTAAATAATTATCTGATTCAGGATAAAACGCATCCCATTGATAAACTAATAAGTTTGGATCGAATCTACCTCCGAAAGAAGCATCTTCATAGGTAGGGACTACTAGGTCGTTAGAGCCATCGCCATCAATGTCGGCATCATCGAAATAGCCAGTCTCCCCATAATAGGCTCCATAACCTGAACCGTATTCTTTTTGGTACTTCGTAAAAGTTGACTTATCATAATTTGAAAAAGTAACTCCTGAGTTTATTGTAACTCCAATTCCTGTGCTTCTTTTTCCAGATTTCGTAGTTATAATAATAGCTCCATTGGCAGCTCTTGAGCCGTATAGTGCAGAAGCCGCTGCTCCTTTCAGTACGTTAATAGATGCTACATCATCTGGATTTATATCCATAGCTGCATTACCATAATCGTAACCACCACCTCCTGAAGCCTGTCCGTCTGCATTAGTGTTCTGGTTACTAATAGGTACACCGTCTACAACAAACAGAGGTTGGTTGTTCCCAGTAAGAGAGGTGTATCCACGCAATATAATGTTGGATGATCCCCCTAAGCTAGAGCTCTTTTTTACATCCAGACCAGCAACTTTACCAGATAAGGAGTTAATGAAGTTTGCTTCTTTAGCAGTATTTACTTGATCTCCAGAGACCTCTTGTGTTGCGTAAGCGAGGGATTTCTTTTCTCTTGAAATTCCTAAGGCAGTTACAACTACCTCTTCAAGTTGAGATTCATCAGCCTTCATAACAACATCGATAGTATTATTGTTGCTAATTGGGTATTCAGCGGTTTCTAAGCCTACGAAGCTGAATTCTAGAATATCTCCTGTTTCAGCTTCTAAGGAGTAATTTCCATCAAAGTCAGTTTGTGTACCAATAGTACTTCCTTGGATGATAACGTTTACACCTGGTAATGGGATGCCGTCCTCGTCTGTTACGGTACCTGATACCGTTTTTTCCTGCGCAAAAGTAACATGCGCAATTAACGCTAAGAATAGCGTTAAAAAACTACATAGTTTTGTGTTCATTTTAAATTTGTTTGAATTAGCCAGCGTCAAATGTGATAATAAATAGTTAAGAAATCAAGTGTTTTGAAGGTGGTTAAATTATAGTATCGTCTATGAGCTCAGTAAAACTAAATCTATTTATCTGATTTGCAGTGTTTAGAGGAATGATGTTAAAATTAAGTTGAAATTAAATAATTAACAATCCAAACCCTAATTTAAGTTTTTTGTAACATAGATTTCATCTGATAAGAGAAAATGTTAAGAATAGTTCAATAATGCTATTTATATTATTTTGTACTCTAACTATTTGAATACTTGAAATTTATTTCTACCTTTGCGCACCTTTTAAGAGAAGGTGGTTTAAATTAATAATTATTGTAAAAGAAATTATGCCAACAATTTCACAATTAGTACGAAAAGGAAGAGCCAAGATAACTAAGAAGAGTAAATCGGCTGCTTTAGATTCGTGCCCTCAAAGAAGGGGTGTTTGTACACGTGTGTACACAACTACTCCTAAGAAGCCAAACTCAGCTATGAGAAAAGTAGCTAGGGTTAGGTTAACCAATGGTAAAGAGGTGAATGCCTATATACCAGGTGAAGGTCACAATCTTCAAGAGCACTCGATAGTATTAGTTAGAGGCGGAAGGGTAAAAGATTTACCAGGTGTAAGGTATCACATTGTTCGTGGTGCTTTAGATACCGCAGGTGTTGAGGGTAGAACTCAACGTCGATCTAAGTATGGAGCAAAACGCCCTAAGAAGTAATTTATTAAACTTTTAATGTAAAGAAATGAGAAAAAGACAGGCTAAGAAAAGACCACTTTTGCCAGATCCTAAGTTTAATGATCAACTTGTTACGCGTTTTGTGAACATGATGATGTGGGATGGTAAGAAATCGGTTGCCTTCAAGATTTTCTATGATGCAATTGCTATCGTAGAAGAGAAGAAGCAAGACGAAGAGAAATCTGGATTAGAAATCTGGAAAGATGCTTTGTCTAACGTAATGCCTCACGTTGAGGTGAGAAGTAGAAGAGTAGGAGGTGCAACCTTCCAAATTCCTATGCAAATTAGACCTGATAGAAAAGTGTCTACTGCAATGAAATGGCTTATTAGTTTTGCTCGTAAGAGAAATGAGAAAACTATGGCTGGTAAACTTGCTGCTGAGGTATTATCTGCGGCTAAGGAAGAAGGTGCTGCTGTGAAGAAAAGAGTGGATACTCATAAAATGGCGGAAGCAAACAAAGCATTCTCTCACTTTAGATTCTAAAATAAAATGGCACAAAGAGATTTAAAATTTACAAGAAATATAGGTATTGCTGCTCATATTGATGCTGGTAAAACAACAACAACAGAGCGTATCCTTTATTATACAGGTATCAGCCATAAAATAGGGGAGGTTCATGATGGAGCTGCTACTATGGACTGGATGGAGCAAGAGCAAGAGCGTGGTATTACTATTACTTCTGCAGCTACTCATTGTTCTTGGCCTTATAACGGTCATGAGTATATCGTGAATATTATCGATACTCCTGGTCACGTTGATTTTACAGTAGAGGTTGAGCGTTCACTTCGTGTATTAGACGGAGTTGTTGCTTTATTCTCTGCGGTTGATGGTGTAGAGCCGCAATCTGAAACTGTCTGGAGACAAGCTGATAAGTATCATGTACCTAGATTAGGATTTGTTAATAAAATGGATCGTCAGGGTGCAGACTTCTTTAATGTTTGCCGTCAGGTGAAAGAAATGTTAGGGGGTAATCCTGTTCCATTACAAGTTCCTATCGGTGATGAGGTAGATTTCAAAGGAGTAGTTGATCTTATTTCAAAGAAAGCAATTATTTGGAATGAAGAGGATCATGGGATGACTTATGAGACTATCGATATTCCTGAGGAGCTTTTAGATGATGTTAATAAATATAGAGCAGAGCTAGTAGAGGCTGTAGCGGAATATGATGAAGCTTTAATGGAGAAATTCTTCGAAGATGAAGATTCTATTTCTGAAGATGAGATTATTGCTGCATTGAAAGCTGCTACTTGTGATATGTCTATCATACCAATGATGTGTGGTTCTGCATTTAAAAACAAAGGAGTTCAAGCAATGCTTGATGCGGTAATGAGATACTTGCCATCTCCAGTAGATGTAGATGCTATCGTTGGAGAGAATCCAGATACAGGTGCGGAAGAAAGCCGTAAGCCTAATGTAGATTCTCCATTCTCAGCACTAGCTTTTAAAATTGCTACAGATCCATTTGTTGGTCGTTTAGCTTTCTTTAGAGTTTATTCTGGTACTTTAGATGCTGGATCTTATGTATTGAATGTTCGTTCTGGTAAGAAAGAACGTATTTCTAGAATCTACCAAATGCACTCTAATAAGCAAGAGCCAATCGATAAGATTGAAGCTGGAGATATTGGAGCTGCTGTTGGATTTAAAGATATTAAAACTGGGGATACTTTAACAGATGTTAATAATCCTATTATTCTTGAGTCTATGAGTTTCCCGGCGCCAGTTATTGGTATCGCTGTGGAGCCTAAGACTAAAGCTGATGTTGATAAAATGGGTATGGCTTTAGCTAAGTTAGCTGAAGAAGATCCAACTTTCCAGGTTAAAACTGATGAGGTTTCAGGTCAAACTGTAATTTCAGGAATGGGAGAGCTTCATATTGAGATTCTTGTGGATCGTCTAAAACGAGAATTTAAAGTAGAAGTTAATGAAGGTCAGCCTCAGGTTGAATACAAAGAAACAGTAACAAGAGTTGCAGATCATAGAGAAGTTTATAAGAAACAATCTGGTGGTCGTGGTAAATTTGCTGATATTGTTTTTGAAATGGGACCTGTAGATGAGGATTTCGAAGGTAAAGGACTTCAGTTTGTAGATAATATCAAAGGTGGTCGTATTCCTAAGGAATTTGTTCCTTCTGTTCAAAAAGGTTTCCAGGAAGCAATGAAGAATGGTCCTTTAGCAGGATTCCAAGTAGATACTTTAAAGGTAACTTTAAAGGATGGATCTTTCCACCCTGTGGATTCGGATCAGCTTTCTTTCGAATTGGCTGCAAAAATGGGATTCAAAGCTGCTGCTAAAAAAGCCGGAGCTGTAATTCTTGAGCCAGTAATGAAGATGGAAGTTGTAACTCCGGAGGAAAATATGGGTGATATTGTAGGTGACCTTAACAGAAGAAGAGGTCAGGTAAACAATATGTCTGATAGATCTGGAGCGAAAATTGTTAAAGCTGATGTTCCATTATCAGAAATGTTCGGTTACGTAACTACATTAAGAACACTTTCTTCAGGTAGAGCAACTTCAACAATGGAATTCTCACACTATGCTGAAACTCCTTCTAATATTTCAGAAGAAGTGATTAAAGCAGCAAAAGGGGCAGCTAACGAATAATATTAGGGTAATGAGTCAAAAAATCAGAATAAAATTAAAATCCTACGATCATAATTTAGTAGATAAATCTGCTGAGAAGATTGTAAAGACAGTTAAAACTACAGGAGCTGTTGTAACTGGACCAATTCCACTTCCAACACATAAAAAAGTATTTACTGTTTTAAGATCTCCTCACGTAAATAAAAAATCCAGAGAACAATTTGAATTAAGTTCTTATAAGAGATTATTAGATATCTACAGTTCTTCTTCTAAAACTATTGATGCTTTAATGAAATTAGAGCTTCCTAGTGGTGTAGAAGTAGAGATCAAAGTGTGATCTAAATTAATAAACCTCCTAGTATATATAGTAGGTAAAATGTCCGGCGCGTTTCGCAATGGAAAAACGGGAAAGATACATTCAGGACAGGAAGTATTTTTCTGTCCTGTTTTTTTATAAATTAATAATAATTAATAATTATGTCTGGGTTAATAGGAAAAAAAATAGGCATGACTAGTATTTTCGACGAAAATGGAAAAAACATTCCATGTACCGTTATAGAAGCTGGTCCATGTGTAATTACCCAAGTCAGAACCAATGAGGTTGACGGGTACGAAGCACTTCAACTTGGTTTCGATGACAAAAAGACTGCAAACAAAGCTGCTACAGGGCATGCTAAGAAAGCGGGAGTTGCTGCAAAGCATAGAGTCGTTGAATTCCAAGGATTTGAAGGAGATTACAAATTAGGTGATACTATAAATGTTGAGCATTTCACTGAAGGTGAATTTGTTGATGTTTCAGGTATCTCTAAAGGTAAAGGTTTCCAGGGAGTTGTGAAAAGACATGGCTTTGGTGGGGTAGGACAAGCTACTCACGGGCAACATAACCGTCTAAGAGCTCCTGGTTCTATTGGTGCTGCATCTTATCCTGCACGTGTATTTAAAGGTATGCGTATGGCCGGAAGAATGGGTGGCGAAAAAGTAAAAGTTGAAAACCTTAGAGTTTTAAAGGTGGTAGCTGAGAAAAATCTTTTAGTTGTTAAAGGATGTGTTCCGGGACACAAAAACTCTTATGTAATCATTAGAAAGTAATGGAAGTAGCAGTTTTAGATATTAAAGGAAAAGAAACAGGTAGAAAGATCGATCTTTCTGATGCTGTTTTCGGAATAGAGCCTAACGAGCATGCTATTTATCTTGATGTTAAGCAATACTTAGCAAATCAAAGACAAGGTACTCACAAGGCGAAAGAGCGTGCTGAAATAACTGGATCTACACGTAAGATCAAAAAACAAAAGGGAACAGGTACAGCCAGAGCTGGTAGTATCAAATCTCCTGTTTTTAGAGGTGGTGGTAGAATTTTTGGTCCTCGCCCAAGAAATTACGGTTTTAAATTGAATAAAACCTTAAAGCGTTTAGCTAGAAAATCAGCTTTATCTCTTAAAGCGAATGATAATGCTATTACGGTTGTTGAAGATTTTTCTTTCGATACTCCAAAGACTAAAAACTTTATTGAAGTTTTGAAAGCCATTGGTATTCAGGAGAAAAAATCTCTTATAGTGTTGGGTGAGTCAAATAAAAACGTATATTTGTCGTCACGTAATTTAAAAGGCTCTGAAGTTGTAAGTATTTCAGAATTAAGTACTTACAAGATATTAAACGCAAATAGTGTTGTGTTTATAGAAGGGTCTCTAGAAGGATTAGAGTCGAATTTAAGTTAAATGAGCGTTATGAGTATCTTAATTAAACCGATTATTACGGAAAAAGCTACCGCGGAAAGTGAACTTAGAAACTGT is from Zunongwangia endophytica and encodes:
- a CDS encoding SusD/RagB family nutrient-binding outer membrane lipoprotein translates to MITSCSDDLSDINTDSKNPTEVPHETLVTSATKSLVDQMVNTNVNTNIYRLLAQYWTETTYTDEANFNLINRSIPQSHWNIMYADVLKDLDRAAELMDQREQELLVEIPQEQIDNQRAIIEILKVYTYHVLVDTFGDIPYTEALDIDNTTPAYDDDLAIYNDIIERLNAAIGQLNTGFNGFRNGSDLIYDGNTGDWMKFANSLKLRLALRLGGVDDTKGATMATEAINAGVFSSNDDNATMQYLQSSPNTNPLWEDLVQSGRTDFVAANTIVDAMNQREDPRRDDFFAPNQDDPDTEEIEYEGGPYAASGNQHSNSTIYSEKFENPVLEGVLLDYSEVQFLMAEAVERGYITGDAEEFYNSAIEASIVYWGGTSDEADDYIDEDNVNYSTSGDSWQEKIGIQKWISLYNRGFEGWSTYRKLGYPELPNAAVSDLPVPNRFTYPVIEASANGVNYTAAGEAIGGNTQQTKIFWDVD
- a CDS encoding SusC/RagA family TonB-linked outer membrane protein; protein product: MNTKLCSFLTLFLALIAHVTFAQEKTVSGTVTDEDGIPLPGVNVIIQGSTIGTQTDFDGNYSLEAETGDILEFSFVGLETAEYPISNNNTIDVVMKADESQLEEVVVTALGISREKKSLAYATQEVSGDQVNTAKEANFINSLSGKVAGLDVKKSSSLGGSSNIILRGYTSLTGNNQPLFVVDGVPISNQNTNADGQASGGGGYDYGNAAMDINPDDVASINVLKGAAASALYGSRAANGAIIITTKSGKRSTGIGVTINSGVTFSNYDKSTFTKYQKEYGSGYGAYYGETGYFDDADIDGDGSNDLVVPTYEDASFGGRFDPNLLVYQWDAFYPESDNYLQATPWTASKNDPGSIFRTGAAINNSVSVSGGTEKSSFRTSFTQFEQEGILPNSKIKRKTVDFNGSHDFTDKLTVGVTGTYTKTTGKGRYGTGYDSRNILQSMRQWNQNNVDFEKQREAYFETRRNVTWNMADPINGNVRPKYTDNPYWTLYENYETDVRDRFFGNANLNYEVADWFNVTARASMDNYTDLREERINVGSNGVSEYSRYDGHYREMNYDLLLNFNHDLTEDIDFTGILGATRRTVKERRLRSQTEGGLVVPGEYALRNSVNLLVPPSEYAYELIADGYFANVSFGFRDFLFLEATGRIDRSSTLPEDDNTYFYPSINGGFVFSELFDSSLISFGKLRANYAEVGNYAPPLSVNDVYDSPVSFSSPLRSVQRVKNNPNLKSETQKSYEVGLEMNFFNKRAGFDIAAYKTNTVDQIVNTTISGATGYTSQYINAGELENKGLEVSAFLTPVRSEDFEWRVDVNWFTNENTVKSLNGDNQNLVLASLQGGITINGPVGESYGSIWGSNYTFVNGEKLVNEDNGRYVVDATPQPIGDINPDWKGGVNNTLRYKNLSLSFLIDIQQGGDVFSLDTWYGYATGVTENTAGLNELGNPVRTPVADGGGILLDGVNQDGSPNETRTSMTSYANALGYYYAPNAAHVYDASYVKLREVTLSYSLPKNWVQDISLTDITFSAVGRNLWIIHKNTPYSDPEAGLSSGNVQGYQSGAYPSVREYGLNVRLQF
- the rpsL gene encoding 30S ribosomal protein S12, which encodes MPTISQLVRKGRAKITKKSKSAALDSCPQRRGVCTRVYTTTPKKPNSAMRKVARVRLTNGKEVNAYIPGEGHNLQEHSIVLVRGGRVKDLPGVRYHIVRGALDTAGVEGRTQRRSKYGAKRPKK
- the rpsG gene encoding 30S ribosomal protein S7, translating into MRKRQAKKRPLLPDPKFNDQLVTRFVNMMMWDGKKSVAFKIFYDAIAIVEEKKQDEEKSGLEIWKDALSNVMPHVEVRSRRVGGATFQIPMQIRPDRKVSTAMKWLISFARKRNEKTMAGKLAAEVLSAAKEEGAAVKKRVDTHKMAEANKAFSHFRF
- the fusA gene encoding elongation factor G translates to MAQRDLKFTRNIGIAAHIDAGKTTTTERILYYTGISHKIGEVHDGAATMDWMEQEQERGITITSAATHCSWPYNGHEYIVNIIDTPGHVDFTVEVERSLRVLDGVVALFSAVDGVEPQSETVWRQADKYHVPRLGFVNKMDRQGADFFNVCRQVKEMLGGNPVPLQVPIGDEVDFKGVVDLISKKAIIWNEEDHGMTYETIDIPEELLDDVNKYRAELVEAVAEYDEALMEKFFEDEDSISEDEIIAALKAATCDMSIIPMMCGSAFKNKGVQAMLDAVMRYLPSPVDVDAIVGENPDTGAEESRKPNVDSPFSALAFKIATDPFVGRLAFFRVYSGTLDAGSYVLNVRSGKKERISRIYQMHSNKQEPIDKIEAGDIGAAVGFKDIKTGDTLTDVNNPIILESMSFPAPVIGIAVEPKTKADVDKMGMALAKLAEEDPTFQVKTDEVSGQTVISGMGELHIEILVDRLKREFKVEVNEGQPQVEYKETVTRVADHREVYKKQSGGRGKFADIVFEMGPVDEDFEGKGLQFVDNIKGGRIPKEFVPSVQKGFQEAMKNGPLAGFQVDTLKVTLKDGSFHPVDSDQLSFELAAKMGFKAAAKKAGAVILEPVMKMEVVTPEENMGDIVGDLNRRRGQVNNMSDRSGAKIVKADVPLSEMFGYVTTLRTLSSGRATSTMEFSHYAETPSNISEEVIKAAKGAANE
- the rpsJ gene encoding 30S ribosomal protein S10, whose product is MSQKIRIKLKSYDHNLVDKSAEKIVKTVKTTGAVVTGPIPLPTHKKVFTVLRSPHVNKKSREQFELSSYKRLLDIYSSSSKTIDALMKLELPSGVEVEIKV
- the rplC gene encoding 50S ribosomal protein L3, which produces MSGLIGKKIGMTSIFDENGKNIPCTVIEAGPCVITQVRTNEVDGYEALQLGFDDKKTANKAATGHAKKAGVAAKHRVVEFQGFEGDYKLGDTINVEHFTEGEFVDVSGISKGKGFQGVVKRHGFGGVGQATHGQHNRLRAPGSIGAASYPARVFKGMRMAGRMGGEKVKVENLRVLKVVAEKNLLVVKGCVPGHKNSYVIIRK
- the rplD gene encoding 50S ribosomal protein L4, translating into MEVAVLDIKGKETGRKIDLSDAVFGIEPNEHAIYLDVKQYLANQRQGTHKAKERAEITGSTRKIKKQKGTGTARAGSIKSPVFRGGGRIFGPRPRNYGFKLNKTLKRLARKSALSLKANDNAITVVEDFSFDTPKTKNFIEVLKAIGIQEKKSLIVLGESNKNVYLSSRNLKGSEVVSISELSTYKILNANSVVFIEGSLEGLESNLS